Within the Rosa rugosa chromosome 2, drRosRugo1.1, whole genome shotgun sequence genome, the region GAGAGCCACGGTCGACGCGGGGGCGCTGCCGGACAGGCTGAAGAATTCCCTTTACTCTCTCCAACCCTAGTTTTCCCCTGTTTTGTCGGAGCTCTCTCTCCCTATAACCGATAGTATCACTTGTTAATCATAAGAAATGTATCTAGTTGAATGAGTTATTCATTAAAGGTGGTTTGAACTTTAACTATACAAACATGTCCATTTTTAAACGCAAAAGTCCAAGCATGCCCaccttgaattttttttccctttttctttgggagaaaataaaaaatggtttattttattttatttgaaatagaagttggTATTGCTGGAGTCTACAAAGGCTAAAGCGGCATGGCGGGGAAACAACCAACCTACTACCTAGTTCTGCAACTCATTACAATACAAAGGGACGCTTGCATAAAATGCAAGCCTAATACATACGAGAACAACCTCGCCTCttaaggaaaaatcattcaACTACACCTCACCTACCTACACGCAATTGTAGTACAAATGAAATATAGAAACATCTCAGTAGACTCATAGAAGCCACTCCCACACATATTAGACTTGAAAAATCCAAAAGcctaaattaaaataacaacCAACTCCTTCCCCTTAGGGTTAGAGCCAAAATCATCAGAAGTACTAGAAAAATGCGTTTGGTACCATGGAAACTTACATAAATGGAATTGTTTTCTAGCCTTGCAAAACTTGTTTGGACGCAAAGGTCCAAACTGCCTTTAATCAATCGTTCATTTTACCAATTAGTAGAAACAGAAGGCTTTGTTTTGTAAAAGAAGAAATGTTATTTAGTAGAATGAGCCGTTCATTAAGGGTAGTTTGAACTTAACTATCCAAACATACCCATTTTTGAACATGAAAGTTCAAGCCTGCCCACCTttggtgctttttttttttttttttttgggagaaaataaaaaatgggTTTGGTACTCTGGAAACTTACATAAACGAACTTGTTTTCTAGCCTTGCAAAACTTGTTTGGACGTGAAAGGTCGAAACTGCATTTAATGAATTATTTATTTTACCAACTAGTAGAAAGACAAGGCTTTGTTTCGTAAAAGAATAAATGTTATTTAACAGAATGAGTCATTCATTAAGGGTAGTTTGAACTTAACTGTCCAAACATACCCATTTTTGAACTACCTTTggtgttttctctttttctttctttctttttttgaagcAAATTAAAAAGATTCTGTTTAAACCTCCTAAACTGGCATTTGAACTTCAAAccctatttttcttctttaaacTTTCTTTTTTAACCTTTTGTGATTTTCATGTTTTTCTTTATTACCAACTGAATAAGCTGGTCCATCATCAGATGTTATAGTAAAAAGTATTTTGAATGTTTATGGATAAAGATTACCATATTCATCATGACATTGAGAATCTTTCTCTGCTTTGGTTTAATTCTCTGTGGGAAGCCTTAAGAGAAATCTATGGATAGAATTTAGGGAAGAGAAACCTATGCTAACTCAATGGTTCCAAATGGTGGTTGGGTTAAGGTTCTACTTGGAATTTGGATAAGAACGTAGTCCTAGAAAAAACAAGCAAATTTCCTGAACTATAACTTTTTAGATAATGAAAATTGATCAGTGTCTTTGTTTTGATCTAATGAATACTCTGATGGGAGTATTTTTTAAAACCTTGAAGTGCTATGTCAATGGATTGTAGAATCTTTatcaaagaaaaatatatgaatTGCAGAATCAGACGTcaaaatgcttatttttcttttgctgaGGGGCATAAATTTCTAGCATTGCAAGACCCGTTTTGATGTGAAAGGTCCAAACTGCCTTTAATGGATCATTTATTTACCAGCGAGGTAATTAGCAACGATATTAACATTTATAATTGGGTGTACAAGTTTTGTAATTTAGCAAAACAAAGTCTTCTACTCTTCTTCCATTCAAAAGTGTGATATTCAACCCCTTGAAGATGGCTTATCTACGATTTAATAAATTATAACGCGACATGCTTTGTCTTAGTTATCATTTAGTGTTATATAGTTATAATTTAGTGTAATTATTTGGTATATAATTCATGTTCTAACAATTTAACCAATTGAAACATGAAATaaaattcaagaaaaaaaaactgagatgtttattgaaagaaaaagaaactaaacTATATAGACCCTgatttggtgattttttttttttttgagggcgACAGAAGACTGATCCATTGATATTAAATCATAcaacctcactcggtcaagttTGAGAGGTCCGAAGACCACTCATAGTACAAATCAATGCTCAGGTAAAAACGACTAAAATCCAAAGCGGAAACTCcaaaaactaaaatcctaaaggaactgcaGAAACAAAAATACAGAATTTAAAAAATTTCCTACCCCTACACTGCCCTAAAATGGTACCAATGTCTTGAAtatcttgacgcctaagaccctcttggtgtacgtcgcaacatTCAACACATCCACAGCAACATTCTAGGAACATGAATAGGACAAAGAGCGGGACAGACCACCCCAAGaagacccaaacccaacccgAGAGTGAGAGAATAGAGGAATTGGGCTACCTAGGCCCAATTCACTAGACTGCATCTCTACAGCCCATGAAGGCAGAGGCCCAAAGACCCACTGCCTAAACCCTACGTTCCCAACACCCCGTCGGCAGAATCTGGAACCTCCAAGAAGCCGTCCACCACCGCCTCGTCAATCCAGTGGCCTTCCCAGGCAGGAGGCCATGGCAACCATCCCACCGCCCACCAAACATGCTCGCTGCAATAGTCCGACCCTGCAAGCACGAACCAAAAGCCTTATCCGGCAACCCGAAGGCTAATTTCTAGCAGACGTCTCCGACCGCACTCCTCCTCTAGACCCAAGAGCGTGCCGCCTACCTCCTCCTCGTCAACCCTGAAGCCGCCCCAGAACAAAAACCGGTCGCGCTTGCAAACCCAAAGCAGAATATGAACCTTCGACTTTCTCTTCCGGCCAAACAACCTCTGCAAACACACGAAGGAGGTGAAGCCACATCCTTCTACCACTTGCAACGCTGGAGCGCCCTGCTGCAGACGGGATCGGAGTGCCACCGCACTACTACGCGAAACCTAGATGGTTAAGGTTTCGCTCCGGAAAAACGGGAgccctaaaaaaaaatcaattacaaaaaatCCCTGATTTGGTGATTTGGTGAAAGAAAAACGATCTAAACTCCTATCTTCTTATATATGTTGCCTTTCGCAAATACGCTGTAGCTACCTTTGGCAGGGGTGATGTCCCCGACTTTCCTAGCTAGTGACGGTGTCCTAGTTTTTCGCAGATACACACATGCCTAAGTAATGGTGATTTCGATGTGATATTAGATTTGAGAAAGAAGAGAGATGAAGGTTTGCAActaagagaaaaagagaattgatcgaGAATTTGAAATCTGAGTAAAAAAGTGAAAGATGACTTTGTTTTTCCACTACCCAACTTGTACCATCCAAATTAACATATCCATTTTAGGAGGAGTATAAAGCCctgttctccttcttcttctttttttggtaacTTGGAGGAGGCATCTAAATAAAGATGAAATTGGAAGTATGGTGAATAAATTTGATGAAGGTATGTAATAAAAGGGAGGGGGTAGGAAAAATGTCTCATGAGCAAATTTAGGGTAGGATGGCAGTAACCCTCCACCGTCCACCCCTCATTTTATTACCAAAGCACCATATACTTGTAAACACATGCTTAGCGGATGGAACACTCACCCATCCACTTATTGCTACAGATTAAACATACAATTAATTTACATAATCTTTTAATGACATATATGTcacatatatcatatatgtcATTTCCATAGACAACTACTTTCCTCACATTGCTTGCCATATGCAGAATTACATTGCTCAGCACGTCAAGCGCTAACAGTCCTCCTCATTGTCCTCAACTTTGCTGCCAACCTTTGCGCTTTTGTGGATTGTTTCCTTCCCATCACCTGCCCAGAAGTAGATGGCACAAAGTAATTAATGTCATATGATTAAATCAAACATACGAAGCACATTCTATTTGAGTTACCTACCTCTTCTTTTCGCCTCTGTTCGATTCCCTCCTATTCCAAATACAGGTCAAAAATGTTTCATTAGTGCATTTCAATCCCCAATGGAGTTATGTTTTAAAGcaaggaagaaaatttcttgTTTCGTACCACTGTTTGCTTCAGCTTTTCATTCTCGTCTTCAAGTTGATTCACCTCAGCTTCTAGTTCCACAGTGTATGCCTGTAAGTAACAAAATAGTATACATTATGAGGTGAGATAAGTTGGATTCCATTCTAGAAATGCTATATGATGATTGATGCCTAATCTTCACATAAATTCCGATACTATTCACCCTTTTGGAACACCACACAATCAGAATTGGAACCATCCATTTTAAAGTTCTAACTTCAAATCACCCTTTTGTACAGACAAAGGGTCAGTTGTCTAAAACACTATAACCTTTAGCTGTAGATCACTCTTGTTTAACAAAAGTTGTTATACAGTAAATAACAAAGTGTtgtcctcctttttcttttgttattagGGGACTGCTAGCCACTGACCTCTTtttcactctctccctctccacagaGCAGAAACATAGACCGATGCTAGGAGGGGCACTGGGCACACTGATAAATTGGATGAAATGCAATATGAAAGAACTTCCTAACCAGCAATGGATAGTGGATTATGAAAACAAATGCATTATAACAGATGAACAGAAAGTACAGACTTTGTTATTGGTTCAGAACAAAATTTAACAGAGTTTTAGAGATTTTATGAACTATAATGATGACTCTTTAATTTCTGTGTGTATAGGCAAAGGCCCTTCTTGGGCCACATGTGGCTCTGCCACTACCTTTTCCTTCCCATCCTGTAATGTGATCTCATGTTTAGAACCgttttgttttcatttgtgaAGTCACCATTCCAGGCTCAATGTTGCAAAGAGATCAACCAAATTGGAACAGTTTACTATCATTGTGATCACTGTAGTGATTACATTGTGTTAGGCTATTAACTTTAATAGCTGGAAGACTACAAGATTTGTTGTGATTTGTCTCGGATGATCTTCGAAATGCAATGCAGAAAATGAATGGTTTGATCATGATCATATTGTGTACAAGTGTACTTAAATCACATCTAACAATAATGAATTATATCTTTAaccaaaaaagtaaattagataATATACCTGTTTCCTTGCACGAGACCGAGCTGCTGACTCTCGATTTTTGATCATCCTTCGTTGCCTCCGCTCCACTGCTACCTCCAGTGGACCATCAATCATCCtcttcttgttctttgtccCACTAGATTCTGGCAAACTGTGACGTTTCTCAATTTCATTACTGGTACAAAAAGATGCATTTCCCACAATCATTTTATTCTGTCCAAAAATTGGATATCCAGCAAACGCATATCCATTTCCAGACAGATTGTTTGGCACATCATTTTGGGGATGCAAATGTCCTGAAGCAATCACATTATTCCCCATTTCAGAACTTGTACCCACATACATGCTACTGCTAGTTGCCACATTAGAATTGTTGGCGTCACCACCTTGTGGATGAATTGGGTCACTTTCCATTCGGTTCTGAGAAGGTGATTCTTTAACTACACCAGCTTTTACTAGGAAATCTTCCAGAGTTA harbors:
- the LOC133727756 gene encoding ABSCISIC ACID-INSENSITIVE 5-like protein 1 codes for the protein MLITMVASDESGGLGYDHNDDNNDAKPQPPPSQHENGELSKQNSIFSLTLDEIQSKSGKSFGSMNMDEFLANIWSADENQVSSEQPNQGDLDNPANGKDTTSKPASLSRQGSFSIPTPLCKKTVDEVWSEIDKTRPPPPPNDMSNLDHPQRQSTIGEITLEDFLVKAGVVKESPSQNRMESDPIHPQGGDANNSNVATSSSMYVGTSSEMGNNVIASGHLHPQNDVPNNLSGNGYAFAGYPIFGQNKMIVGNASFCTSNEIEKRHSLPESSGTKNKKRMIDGPLEVAVERRQRRMIKNRESAARSRARKQAYTVELEAEVNQLEDENEKLKQTVEGIEQRRKEEVMGRKQSTKAQRLAAKLRTMRRTVSA